The following proteins come from a genomic window of Andrena cerasifolii isolate SP2316 chromosome 6, iyAndCera1_principal, whole genome shotgun sequence:
- the Cycb3 gene encoding cyclin B3 — MRMAPPKVLNANKQGATNITARKGITTRSHSSVLSNVLLKPPVLGRDPRIKRKAEASPPKEKTTKRSALGNITNAIGKTLGTHQQEPKKALRKATITQVKPITQTSSVRTLDTAATKSEVAHARPKPLPRVKPVKKDEEKTEIPSKIVNVRRSLDLEKSEDSSLYVSALEDVGDDSTKRSRRSNTQAAEIGKAEKENGTIEEAPVKIEEKSIAARLDAVPERELPEGVQWDFDAENWLDPFQVSHYAMNIFNYLKDRERMFPIGDYMERQVCLSRWMRSLLVDWMVEVQESFELNHETLYLAVKLVDLYLTKVTVGKETLQLLGAASLFIASKYDERIPPMVEDFLYICDGAYTQRELIRMEMSVLKVVDFDLGVPLSYRFLRRYARCAKVSMPTLTLARYILEYSLMDYSTIMFSDSKMAAAALLLALQVKDLGGWTPTLEYYSGYKVDDIRDIVNLLNQGLHRKHKEALTTVRNKYSHKIFFEVAKLPLKDTLDI; from the exons ATGAGAATGGCACCACCAAAAGTTTTAAATGCGAACAAGCAAGGTGCTACTAACATAACTGCGAGGAAAGGAATAACAACGAGAAGTCACAGTTCCGTGCTAAGTAATGTTCTGCTCAAGCCGCCGGTTCTCGGAAGAGACCCCCGCATTAAGAGGAAAGCTGAAGCATCGCCGCCGAAGGAGAAAACAACAAAGAGATCCGCATTAgggaatattacgaat GCCATTGGGAAGACACTGGGGACTCACCAGCAAGAGCCAAAGAAAGCACTAAGAAAGGCGACAATTACTCAAGTTAAACCTATTACCCAGACAAGTTCTGTTAGAACGCTTGACACAGCTGCGACGAAGTCAGAAGTAGCACACGCCAGACCAAAGCCATTGCCTCGTGTAAAGCCAGTAAAGAAGGACGAGGAGAAGACCGAAATACCTAGTAAAATTGTAAATGTAAGACGTAGTTTAGACTTAGAGAAATCAGAGGACAGCTCCTTGTACGTAAGTGCGTTAGAGGATGTGGGTGACGACAGTACGAAACGGTCTAGGAGGAGCAATACTCAG GCTGCGGAAATCGGGAAAGCAGAGAAAGAAAATGGAACTATCGAAGAGGCTCCAGTGAAAATCGAAGAGAAATCAATAGCTGCCCGTTTGGACGCTGTTCCAGAGAGAGAATTGCCAGAAGGAGTTCAATGGGACTTCGATGCGGAGAATTGGCTGGACCCGTTTCAGGTCTCCCACTATGCCATGAATATCTTCAATTATTTGAAAGATAGGGAGCGCATGTTTCCTATCGGAGATTACATGGAGAGACAAGTGTGCCTTTCACGATGGATGAGATCCTTGTTAGTGGACTGGATGGTAGAAGTTCAAGAATCCTTCGAACTGAATCACGAAACTTTGTATTTGGCTGTGAAGCTGGTTGACCTGTACCTAACGAAAGTCACTGTCGGCAAAGAAACATTACAATTGTTGGGTGCCGCGAGTCTTTTCATAGCGAGTAAATACGAC GAGAGAATACCTCCGATGGTTGAAGATTTTTTGTATATATGTGACGGTGCTTACACGCAAAGAGAATTAATTAGAATGGAAATGAGCGTTTTAAAAGTAGTGGACTTCGATCTTGGTGTACCTCTTTCCTATAGGTTCCTTAGACGATACGCTAGG TGCGCGAAAGTTTCAATGCCAACACTAACATTAGCACGATATATTTTGGAGTACTCATTGATGGATTATTCGACAATAATGTTCAGTGATAGTAAAATGGCTGCGGCTGCGCTCCTTCTTGCATTACAAGTGAAAGATCTAGGAGGATGGACACCCACATTAGAATATTATAGCGGCTACAAAGTTGACGACATAAGAGACATTGTGAACTTGTTAAACCAAGGACTACATCGAAAACACAAGGAGGCTCTAACTACAGTACGCAACAAATACAGCCATAA GATATTCTTCGAAGTA